The following coding sequences lie in one Daphnia pulex isolate KAP4 chromosome 1, ASM2113471v1 genomic window:
- the LOC124198074 gene encoding putative mediator of RNA polymerase II transcription subunit 12 — translation MMKALIMALLLVGAAFCQEAVPSEQSTLHPDDNLIATSTVASNNKEVNQGDEPTVLLPAPVDVSFAVGVKEQGDGEGVIPRVEIDTDGVPIVHGVVLPDDPNDTKTWRNARVLNNVLLDKQQQQQQRDDNNSAIQEQQDMFIYRPASSVRILNDDFQPSQADTSSFSPSLPYPAYYYQRFYQDKSSAQPQLPDSLAVETDEEDSSSNPSEAVESVSEVDPNVDGRGFNIKKKNTGIVKAKPGSSYGSGARPITYYVKAEEAKEIHDDRSPYEYEPAQHQTSYYTSDYSTQESVSKQDVQYYQQQLEQQQQQQLQLQQQEEQQMKLKHQQEQKQLQLQQEQQLKLHQQQLLQQQQDQQLKLQQQLLLQQQQEQEKLQLAQSQQQYQQEANPQRTGYYQQNGFVPGNVVPAPQDSFVIRDQTYTSGGQTFSVPIPVPRDQYVQQYDQQQYAAQQQYASQQQQPQYAYNFQQYPPQFSQQYYKQQQQTQQPLDFLGAKFKEQVQKAKDKLHGITDPVVDPLMEAGQKISTNLGLPDRVNQINQKVATPGILVPLAMVGGAALALGGLGTAIHLSNPDTKNNVFKTLKIDNSTLAERITTALHPFRNTSRVARSADDEDEGYPAASEFVDDEKENLLNHVLSALNGPQKSFLAQMQQTGFDEWQKTPCAKRIFCDVMIQQNDDAINLMEKRMSTFLSLLDSGVARNLQALTSDVMDGIRRRNCRAFVCGSAQPHPQQQ, via the exons ATGATGAAAGCCTTGATAATGGCGCTCCTCCTCGTAGGAGCCGCGTTTTGCCAAGAGGCCGTCCCGTCCGAGCAATCGACGCTTCATCCCGACGACAATCTAATTGCCACCAGCACGGTCGCTTCTAATAACAAGGAAGTGAACCAAGGAGATGAACCCACCGTTTTACTACCGGCGCCAGTCGATGTGTCTTTCGCCGTTGGCGTCAAAGAACAAGGCGACGGAGAAGGTGTTATTCCCCGCGTCGAAATTGATACTGATGGCGTCCCAATTGTTCACGGAGTCGTTCTGCCTGATGACCCCAATGACACGAAAACCTGGCGCAATGCTCGCGTCTTAAACAACGTCCTGCTCgacaaacaacagcagcagcaacagagaGATGACAACAACTCTGCCATTCAAGAACAACAAGACATGTTCATCTACAGGCCTGCGAGCTCCGTCCGCATTCTCAATGACGATTTCCAGCCTAGTCAAGCCGATACCTCGTCTTTCTCACCGTCGTTGCCTTACCCGGCTTACTACTACCAGCGATTCTACCAGGACAAAAGCTCGGCACAGCCCCAACTTCCGGATTCGTTGGCTGTCGAGACGGACGAGGAAGATTCGTCCAGCAATCCCAGCGAAGCCGTTGAGTCAGTGTCGGAAGTAGACCCCAATGTCGACGGGAGAGGCTTCAAcattaagaagaaaaacaccgGCATCGTCAAGGCGAAACCAGGATCTTCATACGGCTCTGGCGCTCGACCCATTACCTACTACGTCAAAGCAGAAGAGGCCAAGGAAATCCACGATGACCGCAGTCCCTACGAATACGAACCGGCCCAGCACCAGACTAGCTACTACACCAGTGATTATTCTACTCAGGAATCCGTCTCTAAACAAGACGTCCAATACTACCAGCAACAACTtgagcagcaacaacagcaacaattgCAACTGCAACAGCAAGAGGAACAGCagatgaaattgaaacatCAACAAGAACAAAAGCAACTTCAGCTCCAACAAGAACAGCAATTGAAATTGCACCAACAGCAACTcctccagcaacaacaggatCAGCAATTGAAACTCCAAcagcaacttcttcttcaacaacaacaggagcaaGAGAAACTTCAATTAGCTCAATCTCAGCAGCAGTATCAACAGGAAGCCAACCCACAACGTACTGGATACTACCAACAAAATGGCTTTGTGCCCGGTAACGTTGTTCCGGCACCTCAAGATTCATTCGTCATTCGAGACCAGACCTACACCAGTGGAGGCCAGACTTTCTCTGTACCCATTCCCGTTCCCAGGGATCAGTACGTACAACAATACGATCAGCAGCAGTATGCTGCTCAACAGCAGTATGCTtctcaacaacagcagccgcaGTACGCGTACAATTTCCAGCAGTATCCTCCTCAGTTCTCTCAACAATATTacaaacaacagcaacagacCCAGCAGCCACTCGACTTCCTTGGCGCCAAGTTTAAGGAGCAGGTCCAGAAAGCTAAGGACAAGTTGCACGGAATTACTGATCCGGTGGTCGACCCTTTGATGGAAGCTGGACAAAAGATCTCAACTAATTTGGGTCTGCCAGATCGCGTTAACCAGATCAATCAGAAGGTTGCCACTCCCGGTATTCTCGTCCCTTTGGCCATGGTCGGTGGCGCCGCTCTGGCCCTTGGCGGTCTCGGCACGGCCATCCATTTGAGCAATCCCGACACCAAGAACAACGTCTTCAAGACCCTCAAGATTGACAACTCGACTCTGGCTGAACGCATCACCACTGCTTTGCATCCGTTCCGCAATACTAGTCGAGTCGCCCGCTCCGCTGACGATGAGGATGAAGGCTATCCGGCAGCATCCGAATTCGTCGACGACGAAAAGGAGAACCTCCTCAATCACGTCCTGTCTGCCCTCAATGGCCCGCAAAAGTCGTTCCTGGCTCAGATGCAACAGACGGGCTTTGACGAATGGCAGAAGACGCCGTGCGCCAAGCGAAtcttttgtgacgtcatgatcCAGCAAAATGACGACGCCATTAATCTCATGGAGAAACGCATGTCCACCTTCCTCAGTCT ACTGGACAGTGGCGTGGCGCGCAATTTGCAAGCTCTGACGTCTGACGTGATGGATGGAATTCGCCGTAGGAATTGTCGAGCATTCGTTTGCGGTAGCGCTCAACCCCATCCCCAACAACAGTGA